AGCAGCGCCTATTAAAATAGCAGTTTGTAAGGTTTGCTTAAAAGCTAAAGCAATTATGGAAATTACAATTGCGGTAAAAATTATTTGTAACGAGCCTAAGCCTAAAACATAAGTTTTTAACTCTTTTAACCGCTTAAACGACAACTCTAAGCCTATCATAAACATTAAAGCTACTATACCAAGCTCTCCAATCATAGCAACTAACCCCTCATCTGCTATTGTAAAGTAACTTAGGAATGGATATGAACTTACAAAACTATTAATACCATGCGGCCCAACCAATAAACCACAAATTAAATAGCCCAATATTTGTGATACACCTATCCTTTTTAAAAATGGTACAACTATACCCGCAACAGCAAAAAATAAAATCATGCTCGATAAAAGTGGCAAGATGCCATGCGCTTGGTGTGAAATTTCCGTCATTTTTTTACTTTGTTTATTTAAAGATACTATAAATGAACCGATTTTTCAAAGTATTTTTACTAAATATAGTATAAAAACAAAGATTATACCACTTAACTAGTCGAAAATTAATAGCACAACTCCAATGATAATTACTAGCCACACTATAATTTGAAGTTGCTTTTATCGCTGATTAGCGTTTTTATGCAACAATTATTAACAGCTAAAAAATTCATTATATGTCAGATTTAAGCCTATTATTTATCTCTGCTTTTTTGGCAGCTACTATATTTCCAGCTCAATCTGAATTATTATTTGCAAAATTATTTACAGCAGGTGGTCATCATGATTATAATTTATTTCTTAGTGCCACTAGTGGTAATGTTTTAGGAGCAGTTGTTAATTGGTTACTTGGCTTTGGCTTAATTTACAAAATTAAGCCACCAAGCAATAAATATAAAAAGATTTTCAACAAATATGGTACACCTTGTCTTTTATTTAGCTGGCTACCCATAATTGGTGATGGCTTAACCTTAATTGCAGGCTATTATAAGATTAATTTTTTTATTTTCTTAGCTC
The Alphaproteobacteria bacterium genome window above contains:
- a CDS encoding DedA family protein, yielding MSDLSLLFISAFLAATIFPAQSELLFAKLFTAGGHHDYNLFLSATSGNVLGAVVNWLLGFGLIYKIKPPSNKYKKIFNKYGTPCLLFSWLPIIGDGLTLIAGYYKINFFIFLALVTIGKASRYLVLIYFLKQF